Within the Equus przewalskii isolate Varuska chromosome 1, EquPr2, whole genome shotgun sequence genome, the region GTTAAAATGCAGTTACCTGGGGCACATTAGAAGGGATTACTATTCCACAGACCCAAAGCACATCTGCCCTGGAGGCACCCTTGAAGCACCCCATGTCCCATGGCTCACACACTGTGTCAGGCCTGCTCTGGGCTCTGAGGATAGAGAGGCTAATAAGACGCAGTCCCGACCTCTGTCAGGGAGCCATACTGGAAGAGCTACGTTATGTTCCTCCCCAATATAGGCTCATGTCAGGGGTGGGAGGGCACAGCACCTGTGATCCGTGTCTGTGCCTTTCTGCCTCCCTTTccctcacacactccacttcccCAGACTCTCTCTCCCTTAACTGGCCATCATACAGCATGGAAATtgcctttttcaaatttttatattttttaatggagtttTATATTTCtggttcttaattttaaaggtaggcaacaagaatattttatttttgcctcacTTATAAACTCTCAAATTAGATTATTTATGTGGGCTCCTGATTGCTCTCAGAGATGGCCTGATCCATAGTGGAGCAAGCATTACAGTCAGATGGACAGTggaatcccagctcagccacccaCCACcaatgtgaccttgagcaaattaaattttctgagccttattttcataattttcaaatagGAATAATAGGAACTCTACTAAGAGTAGAGTTTAATAAAGATTAGCGATTTTTACATTTCCTGGGCCCCAAAGTAACCATGGATGGCAGCGAAGGGGCGAGGGGCAGAGCTGTTGATCCACAGGGAGGTTTGTGTGCATGGGCAGGCCCCCAAGGCTGACTGCTCCGTGGCAAGTGATGCTGGGCTCAAGTGAAAGCTTCTTTAGTAAGAACAAGTTTTATTGGAGAAATTTTTTAAGGCGCTGTTGTTCAATTACATACTGAATGGCAAAAGGACTTCGATATTGGATTTCACTACATTTCATTCTATTAACCTATTCTTCACTTTGTCCTTCATGCAGAGTTTGCCATTAAATTGCTATTGCTATCCATCCACCCCAGTGGTAGCTAAAACTGAGGGTGAGGATGGGCTGTGATGGATGCCTGGGGCTCAGAAAAGGAAGCTGTCCAGGCCTAGCAAGGCTTCCACTGAACAGGGTCCCTGGAGGCCAGAGGGTAAGGGTGAGCACCCCCTGGGCTCTGGTTTGCCCGGCCCAGCCTCTTGTCACCTTCTCTCCACAGCACGACTTCAGCCTGGAGCGGAGGACGCTCTTCTGGGTGGAGGCTGTCGTCCGGGGACCCTGCCCGTTGCAGTGCGATGCCTTAGGGACAGCGTCAGCCCCTCCCGCCTGGCATTTGCTGGTCAGCCCCGAACACGAGCTGGTGTCCGTGCCTGCCCCAGccaaaggccctgaggccggACCCGAGGAGCCGCTCAAGGAGGAGGACGACGACGACCAGGACGAGGAAGAAACCTCCTCTGCCAGCGAGGAGGAGCCGGGTCCCTGCAGCTCCCAGCCCGGCTCCCCGGCGGGCCCCAGCCCGGGTCATCGGGGGTGCTCGCTGGACGTGCTGCGCGGGGTGAGGTCGGAGCTGGCCGGGGCGCGGCGGCGGCTCTCTGAGGGCCCCCTGGCCGTCCGCCCCCGCGCCCTCCTGCACCGCATCCGCCACCGGGCGCTgagcctctgccccagccccgcGCCGCCCCCCAGCCCCGCGCTGCCGCTCCTGGGTGCCCCCGCGCCGCCCCCGCGGCCCTCCACGGCTGGCGCCATGCCCCCGCTGCGGAGCCACAAGCCCACGGTCGCGGTAAGGAACCTGCCCGCTCCGCCAAGCTCAGCCCCGAGGCCCCCACAGTCTGGGTCCCCGGCCCGAGCAGCAGCCTCGATCCTCCCTCTCCGCGCTCCTGTCCTTCCCTCTACCTGCTCACACCTGGCCTGTCCTTCCTGTGGCCCTTTGCCTAGAATATTCCCTGCTCAGAGGTCCCCATTCCCTCTGTTTCCCAGTGCCTGCTCTGCCTCTATCACAGCGCGCGTCGCAATAATTGTAGTTATCCAGTACCTGTCCATCTCTTCCCGTACAACATCAAATCTTTCAGGGCAGGGCCTGGATGTATTCATTTGTGTTTCCAGAGCACCCAGCAGCAGACTTGACCTGTAGGGGGTGCTCAAAGAACgtctgttgaattaatgaatgcaaCTCAAATCTAGGGCTTCCCACGGGGCAAGACTTGCTGTAGGATGAGTTAGCTGGAGGATCAATCAAGAAATGTTCACTGTACCGTTACTTCCTGCCAGACACTGAGTTAGAAGAGACCAGGTCAAAACCACAGGACAAGGAGAGTTGGCCAAGCGGGTGTGGGACAGGGCAGCCCTGGATCGCGGGAGGAATCAGGCGTTGAGAGAGAGGTGAGGGTTGCTGCGGGCTGGGAAGGCTTCAGGACCGAGCACCTGCGCCCAGAAGAACGGGAGCAGAAGTGAACTTACGGTGAAACCAATGAAGCTTACGCCTCAGGCCCCTCACTTTTCCCCATCCAAGGCCTTGAAcctaattttatattcataattgtgtcttttctctttaagAGGTCCAAGTTGTGTAAGTATCAAACTCCACAAAACCTGGATCCGGAACACATTGGGGGGGAGGGGATCAGGATTGGTAACAGGAGGTGGCAGCTGGGCACAGCTTTCTGCCCCCAGCACCCCACAGTCAGGCCAGGAGACGCAACAGACTAAGGCCAAGGTGAAATTAAATCCAAAAGACAGACTCGAGGTCTGGCTTTTCCCACTTGCTggtgtgtggccttaggcaagtcactgaacTGCTCTGAGCCATCCCTTCTCTACTTGTAAAATGGGCCAGCAATCCTCACACAGCATTTAGAGCAACGCAGAGAAGAAGCTCTGTAAACTGGACAAACCACGCCCACATCAAGGACCAGGTGTTGATGCAAGGATGGCTCTTTGCTGGTCCAGATTAAATTTAATCCCATGAAGGGGATGGGGCAGATGGCctatagaagaggaaattgaggcagagagcATCTAAGAATATTTTTCAAGGTCACACGAGTAGACTCAGATCCtaaaatttggatattttccaCTCTAGGGGTAAAGGGCAGACCCTAGGGTAAGGTCATCTCTCATCATTCATCTCTCAGAAGATGGGGATGGGTGAGGAATTCATATGTCATACACGTATACTCTGCCCCAGGAGCCAGGGCAGCAGCTGGGATTTCCccaaggaggaggggacagggcagTGTGTTTAGGGTTGGCAAATGGGTGCTGCTTCATGGGGGATGGGTTAGGAGTGATGCCGGCCAAACCAACTGAAATGCCTTCAAGCCACCCTCCTTCATCCAGGGTCTGTATGGGTCTCCCCAGCACCACAGCTGTGCCCAGTCCCTACTCTGCTCCATGTCCTGCCGAGTCACAGCCCAGCTGAACTCAAGAAGGAGGGTCTGGCTGGGAGGATCCACTCCTGGTCCCCTCTCACTAAGGTGTGGGGTAAAGGACCCTGGATTTGTAAGTAGGGTTCAGGTCCCAAATGTGTGTTGCTTATGAGGtcattaacttctctgaaccttgatTTCAATGTCTATAAAATAGGATAATAGGATGGACCTATCATATTCCTCTTGCAGGGTTGTTCTaagcaataaatgaaatattaaagttTACTGGCAGTTTCTATATGCCAGGCTCTCTGCTAATCACTTTTCTCACATTGTCTTATTTAAGCCtctcaacaaccctgtgaggtatcTAGTATGATTGCCtctattttacatatgaataAACTGAGAAAACAGTAGAGAGCTGGGGTTGAACCCAGGTTTGCGGGACTCCAAGCTCTCCACAATATTAGCCCCTACACTCTATATAGAAGGTATATGCAAAGCCACCTTCAAAAATGTCCTGCCCAGCCACGTGTCACCTCCAGTGGTAACTGACATATCCAGCCTATCTGTATTTCAGTCTCTCAGCCCGTATACCTGCCTGCCACCTCCTGGGGGGGCGCCCCAGCCTCTCAGCACCCACAGATCACACCCTGATTCTGCTGACCTGCTGTCTGCCCTGAGCCAGGAGGAACAAGATCTCATCGGGCCAGTGATCGCCCTGGGGTATCCCCTGCACAGGGCCATCGGGGCTCTGCAGAAGACGGGGTGGCAAAGCCTGAGACAGGTGAGTGGGGGGCCCAGAGTTGGGTGGCTGTGGAGCTGGAATAAAGTGAGTGGCCATgtggtttttatctttcacttgaagaagttttctttccttctctttggagACAGAAGCTCAGCCTGACATTAATTATTGAAGGTTGTGAGCAAGTTTCTAGACCCTAATGCTACTTTCTCCCTAGGAGTTTATCAGGAATCCCCATGCCCACTTAGGGAATCTCAATATTCTACTCCTGTCCCATGTCTCTGCCCCAAGTACAGGAGGCTGGACATTTGGGGAGGCAAGAATCTCTCCAGAGCtgcccaatagaactttctgtaatgAGAGAGCTGTTTTATAcctgtgttgtccaatatggtagacACGAGACATATGTGgttacttgaaatgtggctagtgtgactgagaaattgaatttttaattttatttaatgtaactaattaaaatttaaatttaaatagccccCTGTGGCTACTGGTTACTGGATGGCACAGCTCTAACCACTTCCTTCAATGAACAGTTTATCCATACACAtatccatctctttctctttccatctacccatccatccatctagtcAACAGTATTTATTGGGCACTTCTTGGGTGTTTAGATGCATCTAGGAGCTATGGGGGAAACCAAGGCATGCAAAAACCAGTGTTGTAGGTTGGGTTCCCCAGGAAGTAAACTCAGATGGAGTTTGGCATGCAGGATGTTAATTAAGGAGGCCCTTGGGATCAACTCCTATgggagggaagggacagaggcaggcatggcagagctagaatttgagCTTGGTAGGCCCAACGACATTGTCAGCCAACCCCACAGCTCTGGAGTATATAAGGCCCTTTAGAGTTGTCCAAAGTGGGGCTGAGATGGTCAGGCCTTTATACCCCTGCCTCAGTCAGTCATTGGATGTGGGAAGGGGTGACAAGAGAAGTGGCTCCCCGCAGCTAAGGCAATCCCTGAAAGGGCAGACAGCTTAAGCGTGTCTACCAGCTCTCCCAGCATCTGGAGCAACAAGGCTTTCAATGAAGGGGGATCTGGAAGGTGTGTCACAAAGTCTACCACACCCAGATTCTCTTCTTAAAGACTGCACTCTTATTGAAAGAAGGGTGGAGACTCATGATGACACTCAAAGGGTAGCACCCCTAGCCACTCTAAGATTTGGGACCGGGTCTTTACCCCGAGTTCAAGCCAAGAATATGAAAGCACCTGCAGAAAAGAGAGAGCTCCCTAAGTGCCAAAAGAGAGGTGCTAGTGAGAAGATACCTGGGAGCAGAAAGGATGTGAGTGCTACAGGGCTGTTTCAGTCATCCATTGCTGGGTAAGAAActgccccaaaacttagtgacttaataCAACAACCGtttatttgctcatgattctCTGGGTTGGCAGTTTGGGGTGGACTCAGTTGGGTGGTTCTTTTGCTAGTTTCACCTGGGGTCTCTCATGTGGCTATAGTTTGGAGACTCAGTTGGGGCTGAATGGTCTAAGATGGCCTTACTCACAGTCCAGTGGCTGGTGATACTTGTCAACTGGGCCACATATCTCCAGCAAGCTAGTCTACTTGGTTCTCAGAGTGAAAGCTGCAAGGTCTCCGGAGGCCAGGGCTACAATTGTACGTGGTCACTTCTGCTTCATTATGTTGGCCAAAGCATGTCGTAGACCAGCCTAGACTAAAAGGGGGGAAAAATAGGCTTCACCTCTTGATGGAAGGGGCTGCAAAGAATTTATGGCCATTCTTAATTTACCACAAGGAGGTTCCAATGATCAAGAAAGGCTTCATGGAGGGGCCAGGCTTTGACAGACTTCAAGGATGGAGAAGACCTGCatgtgaaggaaggagaaggaatgataatccaggcaagaggaaCAGTGTGAGCAAAGGAGTGGAGGCAGCGAGGAAGTGTTTGGGAGGCCCTGATCTGACCAGTCTTCCTGGAGTAGAAGGTGCATGGTGCAGGCTGGTAGCAGATAAGACAGGAAAGGGGAATTGAGGGCAGATTGAGGGTGCCTTGAGGGCTGAGCTGAGAATTTTATAAATGACCCAACAGCAAAAGGGTGGCGTGGAAGGACTGTGAGCAACTGCAGGAGGTGACATCAAATGCCATTGTGTGAAGCCCGCCTTCCCCCACCTGAATGTAACATCCCCCTTCACATTGTTTTCTAAACCCTGGGGCTGTTTGTGGTTGGAAAGCTGGGCCGCAGGTATTGAAAGGTCCCAGGGCAGTTGGAACGtattcctttctgtctctgcccCCCCACCACCAGAGGGCTTGGACACCCTCTCCATAATCACTGATGACAGCCATATGTTGGATCCCTGAGGTCTAGAGCTGCCTGCTCTTGGCCAAGGGAGTGACAGAAGAGGAGTGACTCTCAAACTGCAGCTGAAGCAGGCTGTGCTACTGACGGGTTGAGGAGGTGGAGGAATGCACCCAGTCCCCTTCCCCACCCGCTCCTGCTTCTGCTCTACTCTGGGTTCATTAGTCCATGCCTTGTCCTGGAGGAAAACTTCCAACGTGGTGACCCCCATGTGGCTAACATGGAGggttgctaacatttattgaacaccctcATTGTGTCAGGCCCTCAATCTGAGAGTATTCAATTAGGTCTTCTCAGTTCTGCAAGGTTGCTATTActgtccccactttgcagatgagaaccTGAGGCCAGGGAGGTTCATATAACCAGTCAAAGGCAGAACCAGCATTGAGGCCAGGCTGGTTTGACTCTGAATCTTTACTGCACAGTGCTTTTCTCTCATGCTCCACGTAAGAACCTTCTAGGGCAGCGCCCCAGGCTGATCTGAGGTTTAAGAGTAGATCTAAAGTTGCCCCCACTTTCAGCTGCTGCTGGAAGCCAGGACCTTGGCCAAGAAGCTGGCCAGGAGGACTGTGAGGGACCAGGTCCATGGTAGGGGCTCTGACATGCCCCCCAATCCCTCTAGGTCCTGTGACAAGGCTGAGATCTCAGGCCACCACTGTGGAGGGCTGAAGATTAGTTGGAGCAGGCATGGGCACGGGCCTCCCTGTGAGTGGGCTGGAAGAGTCCCATGGCATCAGGAAAGCTGTGTTTCTAGATGTACACTGACCACCTGCCTGGCCTGCCAGATCTCTAGGTGACCTTCTTCCCCGCTGGGCAGTCAGGAGCCAGGCTCTGAGGGGGCCATTGGATGACTTCATCTATCTTCCCCATCAAGTTAGGATTCCCTGTAGTCCGTGAAGTTTCACCATTAACTCAGCAACTCCTTTGGGTTCAGATTCCTTCTCCCCTTGAAACATGTACACTACAGTAAACCCTTTTTGTCCAGAGATAAACGGCAGATGATCTAGGAGGGAAGGCATCAGGTAATGGAGACAGGGCACTTGGAagagctggggagaaaggaggagataCAAAAGATAAGCTTTGCCcatcactccttccttcctttcacaaTGATCAATGTGCCCACTGACCACCTGCAGGACATACATGGGTGGCATGTGAGAAGGTCCATAGGCCAGGCCCAGATTTGCTGTGGGACTCCAGGCGTATCAGGGCCCCTTTTTGAGTCTCACTTTCCCTATTCACAGAATGGAAGGGGAATATGTGTTTGTCATCGATGACTTCTAGGGCCCCATCCTGGGGTCTGAAGGTGACATCCTCACCCACCCTGGGGCACAGGCAGGCCTGCTGGCTTCTACAGTCCCATAGGTCTAAAAGCTGACCAAGCAGCAGAATCTTGacaaatgcagattcccaggatCTGCTCGAGGGTTCCAGTCAGTGGATCTGGGTCGTGCCCAAGGGCCTGTCATTTTAAAAGATCTGCAGGGGGTTCTGATATGCAACCTGGCATGGGATCCACTGGTATGGATTGAGGTCGGCCGTCCCTTGAGTGGGTGGTACTCAGCtttggctacacattagaatcactcgGAGAGCTATAACAACCCCGGTGCCCAGGCTGCCCCCCCAGACCACTTATAAATCCGAGCCTCTGGAGGCAGGCATCAGTGGTTTATGTGTAGTGCTTTTACAGCTCCCAGGTAGCTGCAGTCAGCGCCGCGGCCGAGAACCTTTGCTATGGATGAACCAAGAGGTGATGGGGGCCTCTCCCATCTGCCCTTGCCCCTGCTCCTGTTTTCAACTTCAGAACTCTGTCTACTTTCAAGCCGTCTCAAAGCCCTAGCATCTCTCTGAGGGACAAGGCAGGGGCTAAGAGGTCAGGTGGTCTAGGCCCTAGTCCTGGACCCCTGGGCAAGCCCCCCACCCtgcctggacctcagtttcctcaagtgcACCAGGAGGGCTTGGCTGGGTGGTTTTCCAAATGTGCTCAGAGCGAGGTCTAGGTGTCCTGGGGTGGGAGCGCTGGACTCTGGGATCCCTGCCCCTGAGCCCAGTTCTCCCAGAGCAGCTCCGACCTTCCTGTTAGTGTGGAAGCCTCCTGGTGTTTGGACAGTTCAGAAGCcaaaacagtttgaaaaccattaGTCTATGTGATCCATGCTTTCTGCCCAGCTCTGAAGGTCTGTGGAAACCCAATCTGTTTCTTCTCCACTTACACCCATAATTCTTATGGTCTGAGCCTTCATTTGGAGCTGACTCCCTATAAATCCTGCTTTGATTTGCCTGGTACTCATGTTTTCCTGTATCTGTTTTATCTCCCCCACTAAgctctgagctccttgaaggtagTTCTTAATTCACTTTATAAACACAgcatacatttattgagctccttccACCTGCCATGCTGGGTGttggggatacagtggtgaacaagattGACACAACCCTTCCCTCGGGGAGCAAAAagttagggggccggccctgtggcgtaatgcttaagttcagcacgctctgctttggcggcccggggtttgcaggttcggatcctgggtgcggacatacaccacttgtcagctatgctgtggcagcgacacacatacaaaatagctaaccttcctcaagcaaaaaaagaaaaaaaaagagagagaaagattagcaacaaGTGGATGAGAGAGCCAGTTAGAGCAATTACAAAGTTGTATGTGCTGTGATAGGGGAAGTATAGGGTGCTATCGGAGCACGAGGCACAGCACCCAGTGGAGACAGGGGGCAGAGAGGCTCCCCAGGGAAGAGGGGTGAGGCTGGCCTTGGCCGAGGGAGTGGATATGCTGAGACCTGGGAGGACTGAAGAGGAGCAGAGGCTCCTGACAGGGGCAGGAGCAGCCTGTGCGCCCTGGTGAGGAGGTGGCTCTTCATCCTGAGGGCAGAGCCCCTAACAACCACACTGGGAGTGACTGGAACAGGTTTCCAGGCTGTGGGATCCTCGTCTATGCCCTGGCCCTTTCTAGCATGGGTGCAGGACTGTTGCCTAGTAGGGGCTCACGAGTCCTGGATGGCAGGGAAGTATgtgtctgggggtggggtgggggtgcacaGGTGTGGATGGGTGAGGAGGCACCTTCACACAGGTAGGTGCTCACCAGGGAGGGTGAgcaggctggggtgggtgggggtgagaCCCCTGTGTTTCAGGCCTGTCCCACTCCCCACTTAGGTTCTGGGAACACCTTAGCTCACCCTGACAGCCCTTTTCCTAATTCCAGCCCCTAGTTTAGGACAGTTGGTGAGAACTTGCTATCTGCCTGTCCCCAGAGGAGGCCTCTGTCCCTCTTCTATTGGCTCACGGGGTCTCTGGGGCCATGTTGTGTGTGGTGGGTTGCCTAGTCAGCCTGGCCTGAGCTCAGGCCTTGATGAGGCCCTCGGggtgcctcccccaccccatctgctgcCCCTGCCACTCCTCTTAccacccctccctctctgcccctttccgGCCCAGGTTCTCAGCTACCTCAGCGCCTGTGACCGGCTGCTGCAGCAGGGCTATGAGGAGGAAGTGGTGGAGGAGGCCATGGAGATGTTCCAGTTCTCTGAGAGCCAGGTCAGCAGGGCCACCTGCCCGGGCCCCAGGCAGGGAGGGATGGGGTGCACACAAGAGCCTGGTGTGCAGCGGTGCACCAGTGCCAGAGCCAGCCTGGGGGCCATCAGGAGATAGCCTGCTTGCTCAGCCCTAGGGAGAAGGAGACGGCCCAGGGAGATGAAGCATGGGGAGGGTGCggggaagaggtggggagggaaacAGGAGGCAAGGCTTTTGTGCTATTGAAGTGAATCAACACAACAAACATTACTGAATGTCCACTCTGTCAGACACCCAGGTAGGAGCCACGAGCAGCACAAAGATGCTTGAACTCTCTGTTCAGGGACTTCGCTACCTACCTGGCAACCCAGAGTGCAGGCAGCTGTGGGCCCAGTAGTGCATTCTAAGTGCCTGATGGATATGACCTGTCCACAATCCGCAGTTGGCCCAGGCTTGGCAGAGCAGCCCTTcacagaggctgagggagggacgGAGGGTTGGGAGAGATGGTGacgaggaaggagggaggagaagcagggaagTTTCAAGCGCTGGCgtcagaggaagaaggaaggcggAGGCTACGCTGTGTGAAAACTGGGCAGGATTGGGGGCCTGGGCAGAGACCCGAGGCTGTGCATCCTCTGGGCACCAGTATTCAGCCTTCCTGTTCCTGCCCCAGCGCCCAAGCACAGGAAGTCAGGAGTGAGCTGAAGTGAGGGAGTAAGGTCTGGACGGAGCCAGCGGCCAGGCGGGGGCCTCCTTTCTTGGCACAGGAAGGGAGGTCCGAGCTCATGTCACCCCAGAGGGACAGGAAAAACGCAGGTGCTGCCCAGGATCGGGCTCACCTGGCCTCAGGGGAACCACAGCTTTCTGGGAGTAGATACAGTGGGCACAAGGGAGGGGCTGCCCAGGGCAGAGTCTCCAGCGCCCTCTCTGCCTCCGCTTCCTCAGGCAGGGGAGTTCCTGCGCCTCTGGGAACAGTTCAGCGACATGGGCTTCCAGCAGGACCGGATCAAGGaggtgctgctggtccacagcAACCGCCGCGAGCCAGCCCTGGAGGAGCTGGTGGCCTGCGCCCAGTGACCCCTGGGGCCTCCGCAATGCCCATGCCTCCCAGTCCTGTGCCAGACCTGGCAATCCATTCTAACTGCATTATTAAGACCACATAAGAATGACAAAGCAATGCATGCTCGTTGTAAAAATGCAAACGATGCCAAGGGTGTGCGTAAATACACAGGGGAGGCCAAATTTACCCATCTGAGGTTTCCAGCTGGGGCTCTTTAACAAAAAGACaggttaacaagagaaaaacaattaatgCATGCAGTACATATTATGCGGGAGAAACCCCAATGAAAAATAACTTGAAGCAGCAGTTTAGAACTCCAGCTTATAtagcatcttcaacaaagaacaGTAAGGTTGTAGAGAAATGCTAggacaaaagaaaacagttttaggTTCCAAGCATGGCAGACGGTGTGAAGGTAAACACAGGGGTGGGAACTGGTGGAGTAAGGTTCCTTTGCAGACTCCTCTGGTGCCTCTCTGGGCTGGTAAGAATGtctccagaaaaggaaaatttacatcctgcttttaggcagaaaAGGGGAGGGTACAGAGAGCTTTTCCTGCATTTGCTGCTTCTTAATTGcctttgttcaaaataatttttatgtcagtgaggcatattttggggtgacattcTTGTTCTTTCAATACCAAAAGACTCAGCTGAAAGAGTTGAAAGTGGTTGCCTGTGGGGAAGGGCAGATGGGGGAGTGTGGATGAAGAGCTTGTGTTTTTTCAAA harbors:
- the UBAP1L gene encoding ubiquitin-associated protein 1-like isoform X2 is translated as MNALDGVPFKVPKGFVIGKEPLPGPELSVPACRELLLGSMHDFSLERRTLFWVEAVVRGPCPLQCDALGTASAPPAWHLLVSPEHELVSVPAPAKGPEAGPEEPLKEEDDDDQDEEETSSASEEEPGPCSSQPGSPAGPSPGHRGCSLDVLRGVRSELAGARRRLSEGPLAVRPRALLHRIRHRALSLCPSPAPPPSPALPLLGAPAPPPRPSTAGAMPPLRSHKPTVASLSPYTCLPPPGGAPQPLSTHRSHPDSADLLSALSQEEQDLIGPVIALGYPLHRAIGALQKTGWQSLRQVLSYLSACDRLLQQGYEEEVVEEAMEMFQFSESQAGEFLRLWEQFSDMGFQQDRIKEVLLVHSNRREPALEELVACAQ
- the UBAP1L gene encoding ubiquitin-associated protein 1-like isoform X1, with the translated sequence MGCDGCLGLRKGSCPGLARLPLNRVPGGQRVRVSTPWALVCPAQPLVTFSPQHDFSLERRTLFWVEAVVRGPCPLQCDALGTASAPPAWHLLVSPEHELVSVPAPAKGPEAGPEEPLKEEDDDDQDEEETSSASEEEPGPCSSQPGSPAGPSPGHRGCSLDVLRGVRSELAGARRRLSEGPLAVRPRALLHRIRHRALSLCPSPAPPPSPALPLLGAPAPPPRPSTAGAMPPLRSHKPTVASLSPYTCLPPPGGAPQPLSTHRSHPDSADLLSALSQEEQDLIGPVIALGYPLHRAIGALQKTGWQSLRQVLSYLSACDRLLQQGYEEEVVEEAMEMFQFSESQAGEFLRLWEQFSDMGFQQDRIKEVLLVHSNRREPALEELVACAQ